In Gossypium hirsutum isolate 1008001.06 chromosome D06, Gossypium_hirsutum_v2.1, whole genome shotgun sequence, one genomic interval encodes:
- the LOC107901541 gene encoding protein JINGUBANG produces MDFYGRNSLHGFMDEESNPPQSPPHHLSIRTRLDMYDQDLQFGPGRPSSPRVNPAVHSMFPPGSPESPWTLSPLQTPSPALLYHCIASLHRQEGNIYSIALSKGLVFTGSDSNRIRAWRQPDCTERGYIKASSGEVRATFAYGNMLFTSHRDCKVRIWNYTISDHFRFKKITTLPKKTSFLMFPKTSSQQHKDCISCMAYYHTEGLLYTGSYDRTVKAWRLLDKKCVDSFVAHESNVNAIVVNQDDGCVFTCSADGSVKIWRRVYRENSHTLTMTLKFQQSPVNALALSTTFNNCFLYSGSSDGTINFWEKETLSGRFNHSGFLQGHRFAVLCLAAVEKLVFSGSEDTTIRVWRREEGSCFHECLAVLDGHRGPVRCLAACLEAEKIVMGFLVYSASLDQTFKVWRIKVMPEEKLCFDIGPADRSDSRTKTTMEYEISPVLSPSWVEKKLHGNHFQ; encoded by the coding sequence ATGGATTTCTATGGGAGAAATTCTCTTCATGGTTTCATGGATGAAGAAAGCAATCCACCCCAGTCACCTCCTCATCACCTTTCCATTAGAACTCGCTTAGATATGTATGACCAAGATCTACAATTCGGCCCCGGAAGACCTTCGAGCCCCCGAGTGAATCCCGCCGTGCACTCGATGTTTCCACCCGGTAGTCCCGAATCTCCGTGGACGCTCTCCCCTCTTCAAACCCCATCCCCGGCTCTCCTCTACCATTGCATCGCTTCTCTTCACCGCCAAGAAGGTAATATCTACTCCATCGCGCTCTCGAAAGGGCTAGTTTTCACCGGCTCGGATAGCAACCGTATCAGGGCATGGAGGCAGCCTGATTGCACTGAACGGGGCTACATCAAAGCGAGTTCGGGCGAAGTTCGGGCCACTTTCGCATACGGTAACATGCTTTTCACCTCGCATAGAGACTGCAAGGTCCGAATTTGGAACTATACGATTTCGGATCATTTCAGGTTCAAGAAAATCACAACCCTCCCTAAAAAGACCTCGTTTCTCATGTTCCCCAAAACAAGCAGCCAACAACACAAAGATTGTATCTCATGCATGGCTTATTACCACACCGAGGGGCTCTTATACACCGGCTCGTACGACAGAACAGTAAAGGCATGGCGGCTGTTAGACAAAAAATGCGTTGACTCATTCGTGGCTCACGAAAGCAATGTGAACGCCATCGTCGTCAACCAAGACGATGGCTGCGTTTTCACTTGCTCCGCCGATGGATCGGTGAAGATATGGCGGAGGGTGTACAGAGAAAACTCCCACACTTTAACCATGACCCTAAAATTCCAACAATCCCCCGTGAATGCCTTGGCCTTAAGCACCACATTCAACAACTGTTTCCTCTACTCGGGCTCATCCGATGGGACAATCAATTTCTGGGAGAAGGAAACATTGTCAGGGAGGTTCAACCACAGCGGGTTCTTACAAGGCCACCGGTTTGCGGTGCTTTGTTTGGCGGCTGTGGAGAAGTTGGTGTTTAGCGGGTCGGAGGATACGACGATTAGGGTGTGGAGACGAGAGGAAGGGAGCTGTTTCCATGAGTGTTTGGCGGTTTTGGATGGTCATCGAGGGCCAGTGAGGTGCTTGGCGGCTTGTTTGGAAGCCGAGAAAATTGTGATGGGGTTTTTGGTTTACAGTGCTAGCTTGGACCAAACGTTTAAAGTGTGGAGGATCAAAGTGATGCCCGAAGAGAAACTGTGTTTCGATATTGGTCCGGCAGATCGAAGTGATTCCAGGACAAAGACGACTATGGAGTACGAGATAAGCCCTGTTTTGTCCCCTTCTTGGGTCGAGAAGAAGCTCCATGGTAATCATTTTCAGTAA
- the LOC107901540 gene encoding carotenoid 9,10(9',10')-cleavage dioxygenase 1 → MASSGLPIHIHCSAQKPSVSSSANFDHLKSTLSNAFKPFLKQIERLPLRIDVAPQTLNDTCLKLVDAAVDSVFEFADQPLLPSQSNFGPVDEMKEAVQVTNIQGEIPRDFAEGVYIRNGPNPIFGALTSTSSMFGRSSYTWIEGEGMLHALYFCKGVEGDWTVLYKNRYVETETLKLEKQRNKPSFLPAIEGDSPAILSAYLLNMLRYGKVNKEISNTNVFEHGGKMYSIAENHKPQEINILTLETLNDWDVNGGWNRPFSSHPKKAPGTGELVILGIDATKPFAELGVISADGNKLLHRADLKLNRCSLCHEIGVTQRYNVFMDHPLLIDLNRLVRGSSLMKYEKEGYARIGIMPRYESADSIQWFKVKPNCTFHLFNCFEDGDEVVMWGCRALDSIIPGPDKGQNKFDWFSRKLRPIKPIEGSMDAVSEDQLVFPRPYEWRMNKQTGDVKERNLTGTEYSMDFPFINEGFVGVQNNYGYCQVRDSIASSASGMAKYGGLAKLYFGEQNPGFSLKENEVEGLTKVEYHMFEKNTFGTGAAFVPKQGGVEEDDGWVVTFVHNEDTNISQVLIIEAKSFTSKPVARITLPFRVPYGFHGTFRPMQLQNDILSIIPSLNSKIVKSISPSCSQIHE, encoded by the exons ATGGCATCTTCTGGCTTGCCAATTCATATTCATTGCTCAGCTCAAAAGCCTTCCGTATCTTCATCAGCCAACTTTGATCATTTAAAGTCAACACTTTCCAATGCATTTAAG ccatttttaaaacaaatagagCGGCTTCCATTGCGAATAGATGTGGCTCCACAAACTCTGAACGACACTTGTCTCAAACTAGTGGATGCAGCTGTTGATTCTGTGTTTGAGTTTGCTGATCAGCCATTGCTCCCATCTCAG AGTAATTTTGGGCCGGTAGATGAGATGAAAGAAGCCGTTCAAGTCACCAACATCCAAGGGGAAATACCTCGTGATTTTGCTGAGGGTGTCTACATCAGAAACG GGCCAAACCCCATATTTGGAGCATTAACATCAACGAGTTCGATGTTTGGGAGGTCAAGTTACACTTGGATCGAAGGGGAAGGGATGCTTCATGCTTTGTATTTTTGCAAAGGCGTTGAGGGAGACTGGACCGTCCTTTATAAAAACAGATACGTGGAAACAGAGACATTGAAGCTGGAAAAACAACGGAACAAACCCTCGTTTCTACCTGCCATAGAAGGGGATTCTCCAGCTATTTTGTCTGCGTATTTGCTTAACATG TTGAGATATGGTAaagtaaacaaagaaataagCAACACCAACGTATTTGAGCATGGTGGGAAGATGTACTCAATAGCAGAAAATCACAAACCTCAGGAGATTAACATCCTTACGCTTGAAACTTTGAATGATTGGGATGTTAATGGAGGTTGGAACAGGCCATTTTCTTCTCATCCCAAG AAAGCTCCAGGCACTGGGGAGCTTGTTATTCTGGGGATAGATGCAACTAAGCCTTTTGCGGAACTGGGAGTAATTTCTg CTGATGGAAATAAATTGCTTCATAGAGCGGATCTGAAATTAAATAGGTGTAGCCTATGCCATGAAATTGGAGTTACACAGAG GTACAATGTATTTATGGATCACCCTCTATTGATAGACTTGAACAGACTTGTTCGTGGTAGCTC ATTAATGAAATACGAAAAAGAAGGATATGCAAGGATCGGCATAATGCCTCGCTATGAATCGGCAGATTCAATCCAGTGGTTTAAAGTGAAGCCCAATTGCACATTTCACCTTTTCAATTGTTTTGAAGATGGTGATGAG GTTGTGATGTGGGGATGTAGAGCCCTTGATTCAATAATACCAGGGCCTGATAAGGGACAGAACAAATTTGATTGGTTCTCGAGAAAATTGAGGCCTATAAAACCCATTGAAGGAAGCATGGATGCTGTATCAGAAGATCAGTTAGTGTTTCCTCGTCCTTATGAGTGGCGAATGAACAAGCAAACCGGTGATGTAAAGGAGAGAAATCTAACAGGGACTGAATATTCCATGGATTTTCCATTTATTAATGAAGGTTTCGTAGGAGTTCAAAATAATTATGGGTATTGCCAAGTACGTGATTCTATTGCAAGTTCTGCATCAG GCATGGCAAAATATGGAGGTCTTGCAAAGTTATATTTTGGAGAGCAGAATCCTGGTTTTTCCTTG AAAGAAAATGAAGTAGAAGGGTTGACAAAGGTAGAATATCATATGTTTGAGAAGAACACATTCGGCACCGGAGCTGCCTTTGTCCCTAAACAAGGTggtgttgaagaagatgatggttGGGTCGTCACATTTGTTCACAATGAAGATACTAATATATCTCAA GTCCTTATAATTGAAGCAAAGAGCTTTACCAGTAAACCCGTAGCCAGAATCACCTTGCCATTTAGAGTTCCATATGGTTTTCATGGAACTTTTAGGCCAATGCAACTGCAAAATGACATCTTGAGTATAATCCCCTCCTTGAATTCTAAAATAGTAAAAAGCATATCTCCTTCATGTTCACAAATTCATGAATGA